One genomic window of Halorhabdus sp. CBA1104 includes the following:
- a CDS encoding NAD(P)/FAD-dependent oxidoreductase, with amino-acid sequence MSTHVAVIGAYGSAGGAVARQLADEPDAELTLIDDGDPGGGLCIQAGCMPSKELLSAAEHRFAARNDDRLDGSLSAVDLEAVIEQKDEHTSNWAARRRSAIEGLAERDGVEFVHETARFVDDRVIEIGDRTIEPDYVVIATGSTLDVPPVPGIEDVTVRTSADVFDATEFGDSAIVLGLGYVGLELAPYLSEAAGMDVTALEMLPELLLEADSGFGEDLAAYYREAFDMDVRTNAESRRIEPTDDGGVRVTVEQGGEAETIEAEELYAFTGRKPALDGLGLENTALEPGEEWVADTMQAEGDDRVFVVGDANGREPILHVSKKQAATAASNLLADRNEDTLESYQPTHHHVIFSGLGRLPFVRVGHSVESAEAADLEHVTVDAEAAGDGVFKAKDAPEGRARLVVGTDGTVLGYQGLHYHADVMAKTMQLAVEMELDVREIPDRAYHPTTPEILDSLLAEATAELDAVIEERTTASR; translated from the coding sequence ATGAGCACACACGTTGCCGTGATCGGTGCCTACGGGAGTGCCGGCGGTGCGGTCGCCAGACAGCTCGCCGACGAGCCCGACGCCGAACTGACACTGATCGACGACGGCGATCCGGGCGGTGGACTGTGTATCCAGGCCGGGTGTATGCCTTCGAAGGAACTCCTATCGGCGGCCGAACACCGCTTTGCCGCGCGCAACGACGACCGCCTCGATGGATCGCTGTCGGCGGTCGACCTCGAGGCCGTCATCGAACAGAAGGACGAACACACGTCCAACTGGGCGGCCCGGCGACGGAGCGCGATCGAGGGCCTCGCCGAGCGCGACGGCGTGGAGTTCGTCCACGAGACCGCACGCTTCGTCGACGACCGCGTCATCGAAATCGGCGATCGGACGATCGAGCCCGACTACGTCGTGATCGCGACGGGCTCGACGCTCGACGTGCCACCGGTTCCGGGCATCGAGGACGTTACCGTCCGGACGAGTGCCGATGTCTTCGACGCCACCGAGTTCGGTGACTCCGCGATCGTGCTCGGACTCGGGTACGTTGGCCTGGAACTCGCGCCGTACCTCAGCGAGGCCGCCGGGATGGACGTGACGGCACTCGAAATGCTGCCGGAACTCCTCTTGGAAGCCGACTCCGGATTCGGCGAGGATCTGGCCGCGTACTATCGTGAGGCTTTCGACATGGATGTCCGGACGAACGCCGAGTCGCGCCGGATCGAACCGACAGATGACGGCGGCGTTCGGGTGACCGTCGAGCAGGGTGGCGAGGCAGAGACGATCGAAGCCGAGGAGTTGTACGCGTTCACCGGCCGCAAGCCGGCACTCGATGGACTCGGTCTCGAGAACACGGCACTGGAGCCGGGCGAGGAGTGGGTCGCCGACACGATGCAGGCCGAGGGCGACGATCGAGTCTTCGTCGTCGGCGACGCCAACGGTCGCGAACCTATCTTGCACGTCTCGAAGAAGCAGGCCGCGACGGCCGCGTCCAACCTTCTGGCCGACCGCAACGAGGACACCCTCGAGAGCTACCAGCCCACCCACCACCACGTCATCTTCTCGGGACTCGGTCGGCTCCCGTTCGTCCGCGTGGGCCACTCCGTCGAGTCTGCCGAGGCCGCCGACCTGGAGCACGTCACCGTCGACGCCGAGGCCGCCGGGGACGGCGTGTTCAAGGCCAAAGACGCGCCCGAGGGACGGGCACGGCTCGTCGTCGGGACCGACGGCACCGTCTTGGGGTACCAGGGACTGCACTACCACGCCGACGTGATGGCAAAGACGATGCAACTGGCCGTCGAGATGGAGCTGGACGTCCGGGAGATCCCCGACCGGGCCTATCACCCGACGACGCCCGAAATTCTCGACTCGCTGCTCGCCGAAGCAACTGCGGAACTCGACGCCGTGATCGAGGAACGGACGACCGCGAGTCGCTGA
- a CDS encoding CopG family ribbon-helix-helix protein, producing the protein MPIVSVSMPEELVECLDQFAEENGYSGRSEVIRDASRELLDEFDDQSLEGRQLMATVTVMFDYQTGSVEREMMEIRHEFDGVVESNFHTHVGDNFCLELFVLEGSLEAISTVVGTIRATKGVQTVSYSVVPMDDDLLVE; encoded by the coding sequence ATGCCTATCGTCAGCGTCTCGATGCCGGAAGAGCTGGTCGAATGCTTAGACCAGTTCGCCGAGGAGAACGGCTACAGCGGGCGCAGCGAGGTAATTCGCGACGCCAGCCGCGAGTTGCTCGACGAGTTCGACGACCAGTCCCTGGAAGGGCGGCAGTTGATGGCGACGGTCACGGTCATGTTCGATTACCAGACCGGCAGCGTCGAGCGGGAGATGATGGAGATCCGCCACGAGTTCGACGGCGTCGTCGAATCGAACTTCCACACTCACGTCGGCGACAATTTCTGTCTCGAATTATTTGTCCTCGAAGGATCACTCGAAGCGATCTCGACGGTCGTCGGGACGATCCGGGCGACAAAAGGCGTCCAGACGGTCAGCTATTCGGTCGTCCCGATGGACGACGACCTGCTCGTCGAGTGA
- a CDS encoding biotin/lipoate A/B protein ligase family protein: MSEGSPGGPFRTDDSWTIVDSGTYSEATQQALERVLLDRVASGEIGPTLRIWYRESPAIALGRFQAYADEVAAEYVEREGIDVVRRITGGGAMFVQPGAVITYSLYLPADLVSDDIRGSYADLDGWAIEALQELGVDAYHEPLNDIAHAEGKIGGSAQRRTDGAVLHHTTMSFDLDIAEMLRVLRVGEEKVSDKAIASAEKRVAKIADHIEIPRSAVIDALKRGVREREGARERSLTNEELTSAQELVEEQFDTAEWNRQL; the protein is encoded by the coding sequence ATGAGTGAAGGCTCTCCGGGTGGGCCGTTCCGGACTGATGACTCCTGGACGATCGTCGATTCAGGGACCTACAGCGAGGCCACCCAACAGGCACTCGAACGCGTCCTCCTCGATCGCGTCGCGAGCGGTGAGATCGGCCCGACATTGCGGATCTGGTACCGCGAGTCGCCGGCAATCGCGCTCGGTCGGTTTCAGGCCTACGCCGACGAGGTCGCCGCCGAGTACGTCGAACGCGAAGGTATCGACGTCGTCCGGCGGATTACGGGCGGCGGCGCGATGTTCGTCCAGCCGGGGGCGGTCATTACCTACTCGCTGTACCTCCCTGCCGACCTGGTGAGCGACGACATCCGGGGGAGCTACGCCGACCTCGATGGGTGGGCCATCGAGGCACTTCAGGAACTGGGTGTTGACGCGTATCACGAACCACTGAACGACATCGCCCACGCCGAGGGCAAGATCGGCGGGTCGGCCCAGCGTCGAACCGACGGCGCCGTCCTGCATCACACGACGATGAGTTTCGATCTCGACATCGCGGAAATGCTACGCGTCCTGCGCGTCGGCGAAGAGAAAGTCTCGGACAAGGCGATCGCCTCCGCCGAGAAGCGCGTCGCCAAAATCGCCGATCACATTGAGATCCCGCGATCGGCCGTGATCGACGCGCTGAAACGTGGGGTTCGGGAGCGAGAGGGTGCGAGAGAGCGATCACTTACTAATGAGGAACTCACGAGCGCACAGGAACTCGTCGAAGAGCAATTCGACACTGCCGAGTGGAACCGACAGCTCTGA
- a CDS encoding lipoate protein ligase C-terminal domain-containing protein: protein MPTRTSKNVPDGKLVRVDIEADDRIDDVRITGDFFVEPPQARRDLESELEGHDADADRETIIAALETVEATLIGFSIDDLADLTMEALDE, encoded by the coding sequence ATGCCCACACGAACCTCGAAAAACGTACCCGACGGCAAACTCGTCCGCGTCGATATCGAGGCCGATGACCGGATCGACGACGTGAGGATTACTGGCGACTTCTTCGTCGAACCCCCGCAAGCGCGTCGCGACCTCGAGAGCGAACTCGAGGGCCACGACGCAGACGCCGACCGCGAGACGATCATCGCCGCCCTCGAAACGGTCGAGGCCACCCTGATCGGCTTCTCGATCGACGATCTCGCCGACCTGACGATGGAGGCCCTCGATGAGTGA
- the lpdA gene encoding dihydrolipoyl dehydrogenase, translated as MDIPSPGSVEGVPERTDVLIIGAGPGGYVAAIRAGQLGLDVTLVEDDAVGGTCLNYGCIPSKALIHGADIAYEAANAEHLGVSADPTVDIDQLTGWKDDVVEQLTGGVEQLCNAQGVTVVDGIAEFVNNRRAKITTDKGETAIDFGNAIVATGSRPIEIPDFPFDSEYVLNSRDALALDERPDSLVVIGAGYIGMELSTVFQKLGTDVTVVEMFDDVLSGYDDDVSRLVRERAEDFGIDFRFDEIANRWEETDDGIVVYTEDEDGDRHSFEAEKVFVVGGREPVTDTANLAAAGIELDDDGFVKTDAQGRTTCERIFAIGDVVGEPMLAHKASREGEVAAEAIAGEPSVLDYQSMPAVVFTDPEVATVGMNEDQAREAGYYPVVGRMPLASNGRALTLGETDGFVRIIADSRTELVLGAQIVGPNASEMIAEVALAIEMDARLSDIAETVHTHPTLSEAVMEAAANARGEAIHTAN; from the coding sequence ATGGACATCCCGAGTCCGGGAAGCGTCGAAGGCGTCCCTGAACGGACTGACGTACTCATTATCGGTGCCGGCCCCGGTGGCTACGTCGCCGCCATTCGCGCCGGACAACTCGGCCTGGACGTGACCCTAGTCGAAGACGACGCCGTCGGTGGCACCTGCCTCAACTACGGATGTATACCTTCGAAGGCACTCATCCACGGGGCCGATATCGCTTACGAGGCCGCCAATGCCGAACACCTCGGCGTCAGTGCCGATCCGACCGTCGACATCGATCAGTTGACCGGCTGGAAAGACGACGTGGTCGAGCAGTTGACCGGCGGCGTCGAGCAGTTGTGTAACGCACAGGGAGTCACAGTGGTCGATGGTATCGCCGAGTTCGTCAACAACCGACGGGCGAAAATCACGACCGACAAGGGCGAAACGGCGATCGACTTCGGGAACGCCATCGTCGCGACGGGAAGTCGACCGATCGAGATCCCGGACTTCCCGTTCGACAGCGAGTACGTACTGAACTCGCGTGATGCTCTCGCTCTGGACGAACGGCCCGACTCGCTGGTCGTCATCGGTGCGGGCTACATCGGCATGGAGCTGTCGACGGTGTTTCAGAAGCTCGGGACTGACGTCACCGTCGTCGAGATGTTCGACGACGTCCTCAGCGGCTACGATGACGACGTCTCTCGACTCGTCCGGGAGCGCGCCGAAGATTTCGGTATCGACTTCCGGTTCGACGAGATAGCCAACCGCTGGGAGGAGACTGACGACGGTATCGTCGTCTACACGGAAGACGAAGACGGCGATCGCCACTCCTTCGAAGCCGAGAAGGTGTTTGTCGTCGGTGGACGTGAGCCGGTCACAGACACGGCTAACCTGGCAGCCGCGGGGATCGAACTCGATGACGACGGGTTCGTCAAGACCGACGCACAGGGACGGACGACCTGCGAGCGGATCTTCGCGATCGGCGACGTCGTCGGCGAGCCGATGCTGGCCCACAAGGCCAGCCGCGAGGGCGAAGTCGCCGCCGAAGCCATCGCCGGCGAACCCTCCGTGTTGGACTATCAGTCGATGCCCGCCGTCGTCTTCACCGACCCCGAGGTCGCGACCGTCGGTATGAACGAAGACCAGGCCCGCGAGGCAGGCTACTACCCGGTCGTCGGTCGGATGCCCCTCGCGAGTAACGGGCGGGCGCTGACATTGGGTGAGACAGATGGGTTCGTCCGAATCATCGCCGACAGTCGAACGGAACTCGTCCTCGGCGCACAGATCGTCGGGCCGAACGCTTCGGAAATGATCGCCGAGGTCGCCCTCGCCATCGAGATGGACGCTCGACTGTCCGACATCGCCGAGACCGTCCACACCCACCCGACGCTCTCGGAGGCCGTCATGGAAGCCGCCGCGAACGCCCGCGGCGAGGCGATTCACACTGCAAACTGA
- a CDS encoding carboxymuconolactone decarboxylase family protein: MSKSNELAEMKQSLHELVGEAENLEGFAGYVEAAESPGALDTKTKELMSLAVGCAARCEHCVLWHLDGALEAGATREEVIETLEVAVLMGGGPAMTYAIEAYEILEELDAEKDA; this comes from the coding sequence ATGTCGAAATCCAACGAACTTGCCGAAATGAAGCAGAGCCTGCACGAACTCGTCGGCGAAGCTGAGAACCTCGAGGGGTTCGCCGGCTACGTCGAAGCCGCCGAGAGCCCCGGAGCGCTCGACACGAAGACAAAAGAGCTCATGTCCCTGGCTGTCGGGTGTGCCGCGCGGTGTGAACACTGCGTCCTCTGGCACTTAGACGGCGCGCTCGAGGCGGGTGCGACGCGCGAAGAAGTCATCGAGACCCTCGAGGTCGCCGTCCTGATGGGCGGCGGTCCGGCCATGACCTACGCCATCGAGGCCTACGAGATCCTCGAGGAACTGGACGCCGAGAAGGACGCCTGA
- a CDS encoding NAD(P)/FAD-dependent oxidoreductase, with protein MTPHTLRDGSDNSYVIVGDGIAGSAAAETLAERTNDASITVLTAESEPLYNRILIKEYAKGTLDADAVRMHDQAWYDERDIDLRLESRVETVDTTAKTVLTMGGESVSYDDLLIATGVTPRSLPVENADADGVTSFWTIEDAERIRKKAKAAETGTIVGGGLLGIDYAAIAAAQDVEAHYLIRGDRWFSRAMSPIGAEIVHDALREMGVTPVTETEVERFQTDEDGHVRATEADDGTVYDSDCIGIAIGTEPNTGLLEETSIDLDGGVLVDEYLRTTDSSVWAAGDVARYNDPLLDQPVSNGSWGSASAQGELAAENMLADGGGMEAFEYVPSYTVSHFEFPLASFGHPGLGETYHERQYGDQEWRRLAFRDGMLVGGVLIGDLSPLSAYTELTASGHPVQQHVQQLLAQSFDGTIAAQQSSPVVSD; from the coding sequence ATGACACCACACACCCTCCGAGACGGCAGCGACAATTCGTACGTCATTGTCGGCGACGGCATCGCTGGAAGTGCGGCAGCGGAGACCCTCGCCGAGCGGACGAACGACGCCTCGATCACCGTACTGACCGCCGAGTCCGAACCATTGTACAATCGGATTCTGATCAAGGAGTACGCTAAGGGCACGCTCGACGCTGATGCGGTCCGGATGCACGACCAGGCATGGTACGACGAGCGTGACATCGATCTCCGGCTGGAGAGCCGCGTCGAGACGGTCGATACGACGGCAAAGACAGTCCTGACCATGGGCGGTGAATCGGTCTCCTACGACGACCTGTTGATCGCGACTGGCGTGACGCCACGCTCGCTTCCCGTCGAGAACGCCGACGCTGACGGCGTCACATCCTTTTGGACGATCGAAGACGCCGAACGAATCCGCAAGAAAGCCAAAGCAGCCGAGACGGGGACGATCGTCGGTGGCGGGTTGCTCGGCATCGATTACGCTGCGATCGCCGCCGCCCAGGACGTCGAGGCCCACTATCTCATCCGCGGGGACCGTTGGTTCTCCCGGGCGATGTCACCAATCGGTGCCGAAATCGTCCACGATGCACTGCGGGAAATGGGCGTAACGCCAGTCACCGAGACCGAAGTCGAGCGCTTCCAGACTGACGAAGACGGTCACGTCCGCGCCACGGAAGCAGACGATGGCACGGTCTACGACAGCGATTGCATCGGCATCGCCATCGGGACCGAACCAAACACGGGACTCCTCGAGGAAACGTCGATCGACCTCGACGGTGGTGTACTGGTCGATGAATATCTCCGGACGACGGACTCCTCGGTCTGGGCGGCGGGCGACGTTGCACGGTACAACGACCCGCTTCTCGACCAGCCGGTCAGCAACGGATCGTGGGGCAGTGCGAGTGCCCAGGGCGAATTGGCTGCCGAGAACATGCTCGCCGATGGAGGGGGAATGGAAGCGTTCGAGTACGTCCCCTCCTATACCGTTTCGCACTTTGAGTTCCCGCTGGCCTCCTTTGGCCACCCGGGGCTCGGCGAGACGTATCACGAGCGCCAGTACGGCGACCAGGAGTGGCGTCGCCTCGCCTTCAGGGACGGAATGCTCGTCGGTGGCGTGTTGATCGGGGACCTCTCGCCGCTGTCGGCCTACACGGAGCTGACTGCTTCCGGACACCCTGTCCAGCAACATGTCCAGCAGTTGCTCGCCCAGTCTTTCGACGGGACTATCGCTGCCCAGCAGTCTTCGCCCGTCGTTTCGGACTGA